From Spirochaetales bacterium:
GCCCGCTTTCTTTCCCGCACATTGCAAGATCATCGTGGAGCGGCCGGTTCTCATTATCCGGATTGTGAAAAGGTATACCGGAATTGGCATAAACAAGATACTTTGAACCGTGATAATCGAGGGCCACCAGATCCTTGCCGGCCAGAACGGTCCGGGTATGCGCCAAAGGCGGTTCGGTCCTCGAAGCGAGTCCGGTCCATTCGGCTGTGGTAATATTCAGATCGGGGCTGCGTACGGTTTTCAGGAACATCCCGATTTCCTTGCCCAGCATACCATTGGCGGGTCCCTTCTGCCATTTATCAAAGGGAAAGGAATGAAAATTATAGTAGCTGCCGGTCAGTTTACCGTCAAGATACGGATCCGGACCGCCGCTGAGATCATTGATACCCAGCAGATTTTTCATACAACCGGTAATGCCGCAATAGGGGCTGTGGTGATTGAGTGCGGCGATATTGACAAAACGAAGCGGCCGTTTTGAGTAACCGCCGTTCTCCCAGATGCCGTGTTTAAAATCGATCCGGGTACCCCGGTCGGTTTTGAACACGGGATAACTCATGATCACTTCCCTGAAAAAGCTGCCTTCCATGCCGTTATCACAGGAGAGAAGCGGCACACCGCCCGTTCCGTCACAGAGGACAAACCCCTCTCCATCCTCAGGCGAGTAAACACGCCTCCCGCCGCTTTTACTGTCGATCAAATGTTTCACCGTAAAAGCGTCTCCATACCGCTGTTTCAGGATGCCGCAGAACTCGTTATAATTATGGACACCTTCCAGATCGACGTTCCGTACAAATAGCCGGTTCCAGCCCGCATCATCCGATTCCCACGGATGACAGCCGCGATGCACATTTTCGATAAAGACGACTTCCCCGTAAAATCCTCCGGGCCGCCCCATGACAAGCTCGACAAACCGGTTGAGGGCACCGATATTCGGCGCCCCCTGATTCCACCATTGTACATTCGGCTTACAGAGAATGACGTCATGCTCACCAAAGAGACAGGCGATTCCCCCGAGCAATTCAATTACTTTCTCGCAATTCTGCGCGGGACTCCCGTTGACCGACCGGTAAACGGTCGCTTTTGAAGAGAGATAATTCTTTCCCGGGATAGATGTTTGCGAACGGAGAAGCTTTTCGTTCGGCGAAACATCGAGCGGGTCCGCTTTTTTTCTCCTGTCGTGATGGTCTTTCTCCATAATGACCCTTTGTCAGCGGAAAATCCGTATGGAATTAACCATGTCGATTATTATTCGAAAGACATTGCGGTAACCCACCGGCTGTCTTCCTTCGATGTGTCGTTTATGAAAATACATATCCCTGACTGGATTGTATGAAAGGTTGAAGAGTCGGTCGAACTTTCCGAATTTTCGGTGTAACTATGCATGACGGATACTGTATTTTGTACGAACAACCGGTTCGGGACATTCAGTATAAATGGTATTAAAAAAAGAGTCAAGTCCGAGAAGCCCCTGATCGTCCGGTAAAAAAAATATCTTTCCCCTGCAACTTTTTATCTATGAAGACTGTCATAAATAAATGGAGGTACTTTTTTGCATGGATTATATAGCAAACACAGTGACAAAATAAAATGTTATTGTAACCTTATTGAAAAAAAGGACATTTTATGAGAAACTGCCATAGAGAGTGCTTTTCTGTGACACTCTCTATCGAATAAAGGTTATGGGACAACCTTCGGTGCCTGCCCGGTAATACATATCGCTTTAAAAAAGAGATAGAAGTCTCAAATACAATACGAGAAGGGTTCGAATAATGAAGATGAAAACAAAGAATAATAAGGGAAAACAAAAAAGAAAACTGCTTTTAACATGCGTATTCAAGCCATATGGCGTCGACGATGCATATGGTGAAGCGTTATGTTCAATGGAGTTATTGAACAACCAGGTGACAAGGGAACAGGGGATTCATTCTCCCCGATTCAACAACCTGAGTTTCGGATTATATTTGCTTGCGGAAAATATCGGGGTGCCGACAACCGTCATCGATTTTCCATCCTGGAAGAATTTTACCCGTGAGGTAAAAAAAGGCAATTACAGCCACATCGGTATTACATTTATTGCACAGAATATCCTGCGGGTAAAGCGTATGGTCGCATATATCCGCAGGTACTCGCCTGAGAGTAAAATCATTGTCGGCGGACATGGAACTTCGATTCCCGAATTACGTGACATAATCGATTATGATGACATATGCAGGGGGGAGGGAGTCGTATGGCTTCGCGGTTATTTTGGGGAAAATACTGATAAACCGATCATACACCCGACAATTCAGATCAGTGTCAATTCCTATATTTACGGTGCACCGCTTATAGAAAAGGCCGGTACCATTATCCCCGGCGTCGGGTGTCAGAACGGGTGCCGTTTCTGTGCGACATCCCACAAGTTCGAAAAAAAATATACCCCTTTTCTTGATACCGGTCATGCTATTTTCGATGCCTGTCATAAGGCTGAAAACGAACTCAATGTCACCACATTCGGATTGATGGACGAGAATTTCTGTCAAAACGATATAAAAGCCCGGCAGCTGCTGGAAAAAATGGAAAAATATCAGAAAACCTATACATTTCAAACCTTTTCCTCCGCAAGGGCAGTAACAGACATGGGGGTCGATTTTCTGGTAAGAATGGGAGTCAATTTTATATGGATAGGCGTTGAGTCAAAGGCGGGCCTGTTTGACAAGACCAAAGGAATCGATCTTCATGCATTGATTGCGGACCTCCAGAATCACGGTATTACGGTCCTTGCCTCCTCGATCCTCTTTCTGGAACATCACGACAAGAAAACAATCCACGAGGATATCGACTGGGCAATAGGGCTCGAGTCCGATCTGCTTCAATTCATGCTCTTCGGCCCGGTGCCGGGCACTCCCCTTTTTGAGGAATACACATCCCAGGGGAAAATGATCGAGGATTATCCGTGGCAAAGCCGTCACGGCCAGGGCACTCTCTGGTTTCATCATCCCCATTTTACCTTGCCCGAAACATCAGTCTACCTGAAAAATGCCTTCCTGAAAAAATATCTTACTCACGGTCCCGGCATCATCAACATGGCCCATACGGCCATAAAGAGTTACCTGATCATTAAAAAGGAAACGGAGTTTCGTGAAGCACGTGGATTGGTCTGGGACCGGGAGACGCTTCGATACAGAGAACATCACAACTCCCCACAGCCCGACCATTATATGGGTTTGCGGCTTAAGGAATTACGGAAAAACGCATTGAGGTTCCGCCCGGTGCTGTATACTGCCATGAAATATTGCCCGAACAAAAAGTCGGAAGAAAAAATCCGTGCGGTTATCGAATTATACGATACCACTTTCGGCCCCCCATCCCCGATCGACCGTATTCTCGACATTATCGTGAGAATATCGGCCATTTTCGAGCAATACCGCTTCAGGAAAAACGGCGTTGTCATGCGGCAGCCCCCGTTTCTCCGGACGGTTTACAATCACCGGTAAGACGGCATTGCAGGGTGATACACAAGAGAACGATATGACAAGAAAATCAACATGGATTTATATGGATCAAAATATATTCGAGGAAACCCGTATTACTCCGCATACAAAAACGCGTTGGATTTTAGAAAAGCGTTAAAACCTGCGCTTCTATTTGTCACCGTTGATGGTTCCAGTCCTTTCTGGATATCACCATAAAAAAGCGCCGGATTTACGGCAGCTTCTTACTACTGCACTTCCGGCGCCTGCATTCACTAAAAACTCATCATAGAGGTAATAACGACATACGCTTTCCTGAAAGTGTCCGCTAAATAACGTCTTCTGTTTCCATATCAAAGAAATGAAGCTTGTCGATGTCGGGATAAAAGTCCGCTTCATCACCCACATGGAATTCGAACCTCGGCTGAACACGAACGATAAGCTGATGGTTTTGTGTACTGACGTAAAGATGGATTTCAGCGCCGAGCGGTTCGACGACTTCGACATGGGTTTTGATATTGTTTTCTTTTTTGGGTGTCGTCGTGTACACGAGATCTTCCGGTCTTATTCCGAAAAGGACTTCCTTGTCGACATAGGATTTGAGTCTGTCCGCCATCTGTCCTTCCACTATTATCTGAAAGTCGCCTTCATCAACAATGATTTTTCCCGCTTTTTCGAGTATCTTCGCCGTCATGATATTCATCGGCGGAGAACCGATAAATGCCGCGACAAAGCGATTCTTCGGTTTGTTGTAAAGCTCGAGTGGAGAACCTATCTGCTGGATGAGGCCGTCTTTGAGAACGACGATTTTGTCACCCATCGTCATCGCTTCGACCTGATCATGTGTCACATAGATCATCGTTGCCTGCAACCGTGTATGAAGCGCTGAAATTTCCGCCCTCATCTGCACGCGGAGTTTGGCATCGAGATTTGAAAGCGGTTCGTCAAAGAGAAATGCCTTTGGTTTTCGAACGATTGCACGGCCGACGGCAACACGCTGGCGTTGTCCACCGGAAAGGGCCTTTGGTTTCCTGTCGAGAAGTTCCTCGATATGTAGAATCTGGGCCGCCTCATTGACACGCGTCTGGATTTCCTGTTTCGGATATTTCCTGATTTTGAGTCCGAAAGCCATATTGTCATAGACCGTCATATGAGGATAGAGAGCGTAGTTCTGGAATACCATGGCGATATCCCTGTCCTTTGGTGAAATTTCATTCACCAGGGTACCATCGATATAAATTTCACCGCTTGTAATGTCTTCAAGCCCTGCAATCATCCTGAGTGTTGTCGTTTTCCCGCATCCGGAAGGACCGACGAGAACGACAAACTCCTTGTCGTTTATAGTAATATTTGCATTATCTACTGCCTTGACATCATGTCCAAAAACTTTGGACACATTACGTAATTCAACTGTTGCCATTTTTACCTCCAGATTAAAATATTTAAAAGGTTGTCCCGCAACCTCTCTTTAAGTATATCTCACAATCACCCTTAGCATCAGTGCAGATGATGATAAGACACTCCCCTTCATCATATAATGATGATTATAATCTATTATGGGATATATTTCCCCTTTTATTTATTCCTTTGTACCCTATTCTGCAAAATATTTCAACTGGTCTTCAAGTTTTTTATTAAAATTTTCCGTGACGATCGCCTCTGAAATCCACGGGATAATCGTCTCGCGTTTTATATAGTCCCAATGATCGGGTAAAGGACCGGGAAAAATGAGGGAATCCGGTGGAGGAATATGCCCTATAAAGAGGGGATAATGCTTGGGCAGCAGGGTATTGCTTACCTCCATCAGTGAGGAAAATCCGCCGGCAATACCGAAAACATTATCGAGCCGTTTGAAATGATTTATTTCCATCAGTTTTCCCTGATTCTCCCGATTGAATATCCACCGTATAAACGCCTGTGCACCTTCCGGATTCTCCGCCCGCAACGGGATGCCCAGAAAAATAATATTATCGTAAACGGGAATTCCGTTTTCATATGAAAGCCATTTGAAATCAATCGCCTGGAGTTTTTCACGGGGAATCCTGAACATCTCCTTCGAATCAAGTAAAAAATATTGTATATTTTTATCGTTAACAAGTTGATACGGGGGTGCATTGAGATATTTTCTGCTGTAACTCCTCTCTGCCGTATACCCCCCCGGGATTTCATCCATCCAATTCTTGAGAAAGGCGACCGCCCTGGTAAGGGCGTCGGCGTTCCAGAGGAGGGTTTCCCCATCTTCTGTCCGAAAACCGGTGTGGTAGAGAACGGCCGTATGGTAAAGGAAATCGATATTCCAGAACGGCGAGAACCCCATTTTAAGCAGTCTGTCGCCCTTACTCTGAATGAATTGCAGGCTTTGTGTTTTGAGGGTCTCGAGGTTCATATACATATCCGTGTTATCTTCTAAAGCCGATGTCTTTTTATACAACACCACGGGAAGATTGAAACAGAGGGGGAGAAGCCGCTGTTGATTCATGTCTTTTCCGGGC
This genomic window contains:
- a CDS encoding DUF362 domain-containing protein, giving the protein MEKDHHDRRKKADPLDVSPNEKLLRSQTSIPGKNYLSSKATVYRSVNGSPAQNCEKVIELLGGIACLFGEHDVILCKPNVQWWNQGAPNIGALNRFVELVMGRPGGFYGEVVFIENVHRGCHPWESDDAGWNRLFVRNVDLEGVHNYNEFCGILKQRYGDAFTVKHLIDSKSGGRRVYSPEDGEGFVLCDGTGGVPLLSCDNGMEGSFFREVIMSYPVFKTDRGTRIDFKHGIWENGGYSKRPLRFVNIAALNHHSPYCGITGCMKNLLGINDLSGGPDPYLDGKLTGSYYNFHSFPFDKWQKGPANGMLGKEIGMFLKTVRSPDLNITTAEWTGLASRTEPPLAHTRTVLAGKDLVALDYHGSKYLVYANSGIPFHNPDNENRPLHDDLAMCGKESGLSFDERTVSVRSFDWNSSRLQAENEYARRVKRTWGTDPKSLGKYMLYRWRW
- the ugpC gene encoding sn-glycerol-3-phosphate ABC transporter ATP-binding protein UgpC; translated protein: MATVELRNVSKVFGHDVKAVDNANITINDKEFVVLVGPSGCGKTTTLRMIAGLEDITSGEIYIDGTLVNEISPKDRDIAMVFQNYALYPHMTVYDNMAFGLKIRKYPKQEIQTRVNEAAQILHIEELLDRKPKALSGGQRQRVAVGRAIVRKPKAFLFDEPLSNLDAKLRVQMRAEISALHTRLQATMIYVTHDQVEAMTMGDKIVVLKDGLIQQIGSPLELYNKPKNRFVAAFIGSPPMNIMTAKILEKAGKIIVDEGDFQIIVEGQMADRLKSYVDKEVLFGIRPEDLVYTTTPKKENNIKTHVEVVEPLGAEIHLYVSTQNHQLIVRVQPRFEFHVGDEADFYPDIDKLHFFDMETEDVI